Proteins from one Cellulosilyticum lentocellum DSM 5427 genomic window:
- a CDS encoding helix-turn-helix transcriptional regulator: protein MQTIYDNIEMFTSILDLLENHLGTSCEIVLHDNTKEYEHSIVDIRNGYITGRKIGDCGGNWGLEVLSKMTSDTHIYNKIVHMRNGKIIRGSSMFIQDDAGTNIGAICINMDITDTLKCEEYLKQFNRYSTPSPSSNELFTTDVNQLMDNLLTQCENMFEKSMNHLNKDEKMQIIRFLDSKGAFLITKSGDRVCEFLNISKFTLYNYLEITRQGIENE, encoded by the coding sequence ATGCAAACCATTTATGATAATATTGAGATGTTTACAAGTATCTTAGATTTATTAGAAAATCATCTTGGTACTAGCTGTGAGATCGTACTTCATGACAATACTAAAGAATATGAACATAGCATAGTAGATATTCGTAATGGCTATATTACAGGCCGCAAGATTGGTGATTGTGGTGGTAACTGGGGCTTAGAGGTACTGAGCAAGATGACCTCTGATACACACATCTATAATAAAATAGTACATATGAGAAATGGTAAAATTATTCGTGGCTCCTCTATGTTTATACAAGATGATGCTGGAACAAATATTGGTGCCATTTGTATCAACATGGATATTACAGATACACTTAAATGTGAAGAATACCTTAAACAGTTCAATAGATATTCTACACCATCACCTTCTTCCAATGAGCTTTTCACCACAGATGTTAATCAGCTCATGGACAATCTTCTTACCCAATGTGAAAACATGTTTGAAAAGTCAATGAATCATCTAAATAAAGATGAGAAAATGCAAATTATTCGCTTCTTAGATAGTAAGGGAGCCTTCCTTATTACTAAATCTGGGGATCGTGTTTGTGAATTCTTAAACATCTCTAAATTTACCCTATATAACTACTTAGAGATTACAAGACAAGGTATAGAAAATGAATAA
- a CDS encoding NUDIX domain-containing protein, with amino-acid sequence MIIDEILGIQKIKNRNIKITTRQAVRAIVLKDNKILMVHTNKGDYKFPGGGIKRQESHEEALRREVIEETGYIIEGMGERAGIIVQRNPNQFDTSGIFEMTSYYYFCDVKTNKTKQHLDKYEEEQEFEPRWIELDEVIAKNEAILTQKGTQINPWVYRETLALRRLKESGVVPEY; translated from the coding sequence ATGATCATTGATGAGATATTAGGTATACAAAAAATAAAAAATAGAAATATAAAAATAACAACAAGGCAAGCTGTCAGAGCCATTGTTTTAAAAGATAATAAGATACTCATGGTACACACGAATAAAGGCGATTATAAATTTCCTGGTGGGGGCATCAAAAGGCAAGAAAGCCACGAAGAAGCCCTGCGCAGAGAAGTAATCGAGGAAACTGGATATATTATAGAAGGAATGGGAGAACGTGCGGGCATTATCGTTCAAAGAAATCCTAATCAATTTGATACTTCAGGGATATTCGAGATGACTTCTTATTATTATTTTTGTGATGTAAAAACTAATAAAACAAAACAACATTTGGATAAATATGAAGAAGAACAAGAATTTGAACCAAGATGGATAGAATTAGATGAGGTTATTGCAAAAAATGAGGCAATCCTCACACAAAAGGGGACACAGATTAATCCTTGGGTTTATAGAGAAACCTTAGCCTTAAGAAGACTCAAAGAATCAGGTGTTGTACCTGAATACTAA